The following are encoded in a window of Bacillus sp. SORGH_AS_0510 genomic DNA:
- a CDS encoding GGDEF domain-containing protein encodes MLKARLYDISIFLIALAIAISSKHLLIPTSAFFKALILFWVFSSLYYHLRVFSKNGNTNFEYGISYCFSFVLVFGPFGLFIFETFYRFTVYAYRKWTKTADPSEFTDTLYNIGAFVITNSVAYFLYLQLNSSFDKIPYGFWILMFLLTCIASLLSGTFLVTAFYIMGDLKTLKEGVDFIFKSRSLLDYGKVAITNGLLFLFLIDREWDMLISLFILNYVVSRSFFSKAQSAQHKLERDKFEQMAYTDFLTGVYNRTFMDKKMAELNQTEEQIGIVVCDIDKFKRINDNYNHAVGDKVIQHFASTLKSYLDEDDYLFRSGGEEFTLCLRKRDYDQTRNLVNEILKGVENNAVNVEYQGEHVSISYTASFGLYYYKVNDQISIEKAYIMADQLLFRSKDLGKNRASMVNALSKTAVV; translated from the coding sequence ATGCTAAAAGCTAGGCTGTATGACATATCCATCTTTCTTATTGCCCTTGCCATAGCAATTAGCTCCAAACATTTATTAATACCTACTTCAGCGTTTTTTAAGGCATTAATTTTGTTTTGGGTATTCTCCAGTCTGTATTATCACCTTAGAGTTTTTTCAAAAAACGGCAACACTAATTTTGAATATGGTATTAGCTACTGCTTTTCCTTTGTTCTGGTTTTTGGTCCTTTTGGCTTATTTATATTTGAAACGTTCTATCGCTTTACCGTGTACGCTTATAGAAAGTGGACAAAGACCGCTGACCCCAGTGAGTTTACAGACACTTTATATAATATTGGTGCCTTTGTCATCACTAACTCAGTAGCCTACTTCTTGTACCTGCAACTAAATTCTAGCTTTGATAAAATTCCCTATGGTTTTTGGATTTTGATGTTTTTGCTGACATGTATCGCCTCCCTTCTTTCCGGCACTTTCTTAGTGACTGCTTTTTACATAATGGGTGACCTTAAAACCCTTAAAGAAGGTGTAGACTTTATTTTTAAAAGCAGAAGTTTGCTTGATTATGGGAAAGTAGCCATCACCAACGGATTGCTTTTCTTGTTTTTAATAGATAGGGAATGGGATATGTTGATTAGTTTATTTATTTTAAACTACGTAGTAAGCCGTTCCTTTTTCTCGAAGGCTCAAAGCGCCCAACATAAGTTGGAAAGGGACAAGTTCGAGCAAATGGCCTATACAGACTTCCTGACGGGCGTGTATAACCGGACATTTATGGATAAAAAAATGGCTGAGCTTAATCAAACGGAAGAACAAATTGGTATTGTCGTATGTGACATCGATAAATTTAAACGAATCAATGACAACTACAATCACGCAGTAGGCGATAAAGTTATTCAGCACTTTGCCTCTACGCTAAAAAGCTATCTTGATGAAGACGATTATTTGTTCCGAAGTGGTGGAGAGGAATTTACTCTTTGTCTTAGAAAGAGAGACTATGATCAAACACGGAATCTGGTGAATGAGATTCTGAAAGGCGTTGAAAATAACGCAGTAAATGTGGAATATCAGGGTGAACACGTCTCCATATCCTACACTGCTTCATTTGGCCTTTATTACTACAAGGTAAACGATCAAATTTCTATAGAAAAAGCCTATATCATGGCTGACCAGCTGTTGTTCCGCTCCAAGGATTTAGGAAAGAACAGAGCTTCTATGGTTAACGCTCTTTCAAAAACAGCAGTCGTATAA
- a CDS encoding sodium:alanine symporter family protein, with translation MKMIENFVSESNTLLWSYILIVLLIGSGLYFTFRTKFVQFRMVGEMFRLMGEGAKGDKKGISSFQAFCISTASRVGTGNLAGVAIAITTGGPGAVFWMWLIALIGSASAFIEATLAQIYKVKDGDTFRGGPAYYMEKALKARWMGITFAVLISITFGLAFNSVQANTITSSLNNSFGINKTVIAIVLSVVTAVIIFGGLKRIAKVAEWMVPIMAGAYILIALYIMVTNVTEIPGVFKLIFESAFGIKEVAGGAIGAAMMNGIKRGLFSNEAGMGSAPNAAATASVSHPVKQGLIQALGVFVDTLVICSSTAFIILLSGLYTSKEGNGIILTQNALEGSLGSWAGIFLAFIVFLFAFSSVVGNYYYGESNIEFIKNNKVILNVYRIAVVGMVAFGSLAELNFVWSLADLFMGLMAIINLIAIILLGKIAFAALADYKKQKVNGQNPVFYTSNIEGLPNQEAWESAPTTATQKKKIG, from the coding sequence ATGAAGATGATTGAAAATTTTGTAAGTGAGTCCAATACGTTACTCTGGTCTTATATTCTTATTGTTTTATTAATTGGATCAGGTCTCTATTTCACTTTTCGAACAAAATTTGTCCAATTCCGCATGGTTGGAGAGATGTTTCGCTTGATGGGTGAAGGGGCAAAAGGCGATAAAAAAGGGATTTCATCCTTCCAGGCTTTTTGTATCAGTACAGCGTCAAGGGTAGGAACTGGAAACCTTGCCGGGGTTGCCATTGCTATCACTACTGGAGGACCAGGTGCTGTTTTTTGGATGTGGCTTATTGCATTAATAGGCTCAGCTTCTGCTTTTATAGAAGCAACGCTTGCGCAAATTTATAAAGTAAAAGACGGGGACACTTTCCGTGGAGGTCCCGCTTATTATATGGAAAAAGCTTTAAAAGCACGCTGGATGGGGATTACCTTTGCAGTACTTATCTCTATCACTTTTGGTCTAGCGTTTAACTCTGTACAGGCTAACACAATTACTAGCTCTCTGAATAATTCATTTGGAATTAATAAGACTGTCATTGCCATCGTTTTATCAGTTGTTACTGCTGTAATTATTTTTGGCGGATTAAAACGCATAGCAAAAGTGGCTGAGTGGATGGTTCCTATTATGGCAGGAGCTTATATTCTAATAGCTTTGTATATTATGGTAACGAATGTAACAGAAATTCCTGGCGTGTTTAAGTTAATCTTTGAAAGTGCTTTTGGAATAAAAGAAGTAGCAGGTGGTGCAATTGGGGCAGCGATGATGAACGGAATCAAACGTGGTCTGTTCTCGAATGAAGCCGGTATGGGAAGCGCACCGAATGCAGCCGCAACGGCAAGTGTCAGCCACCCTGTTAAACAAGGGTTAATTCAAGCGCTGGGCGTATTTGTAGATACTCTTGTGATTTGTAGTTCAACGGCTTTTATTATTCTATTATCAGGTCTATATACCTCTAAAGAAGGTAATGGAATTATCTTAACGCAAAATGCACTTGAAGGTTCTTTAGGATCATGGGCTGGTATTTTCCTAGCATTTATCGTCTTCTTATTTGCCTTCAGTTCTGTCGTGGGTAACTACTACTACGGTGAATCGAATATTGAATTTATTAAAAATAACAAGGTAATTCTTAATGTGTACCGTATTGCAGTTGTTGGAATGGTGGCATTTGGTTCCTTAGCAGAGCTGAACTTTGTTTGGAGTTTGGCGGACTTATTCATGGGGCTAATGGCTATTATTAACTTAATAGCAATCATTCTACTAGGAAAGATTGCTTTTGCCGCTCTTGCAGATTATAAGAAGCAAAAAGTGAACGGTCAAAACCCTGTCTTCTACACTTCAAACATCGAAGGCTTACCAAACCAAGAAGCATGGGAAAGCGCACCAACCACTGCAACACAAAAGAAAAAAATCGGCTAA